From the genome of Pirellulales bacterium, one region includes:
- a CDS encoding FIST N-terminal domain-containing protein, whose amino-acid sequence MATTAGGKARFATALSKLRDAREAALSAAREALGRLAGQPDLAVVFASGFTGEELAEIAPVLQGELKTDCLIGCAAESLVYDATEIEAERALVVWLAQLPGVMLVPMHLQFERTDDGVAMLGWPEQLGEQLAAGPSLLLLADPYSFPTDVLLSHLNRHQPDVRVFGGMASGVTSDGDPRLIFGKDALDDGAVGVWMHGPVHVRNVVSQGCRPIGRPLVVTKAQDNVLLELGGRPALAQLQELYQEATPQEQQLMQRGLHVGQVINEYQDHFGRGDFLVRNVQGIDQKAGAVAIGDYVRVGRTVQFHVRDAATADEDLHELLLAARRESAGPCAGALVFTCNGRGTRLFAGPHHDAQAVARQWPALPTAGFFAQGEIGPVGGKNFVHGFTASIALFEQASASGYAQESQTQES is encoded by the coding sequence ATGGCGACCACCGCCGGTGGCAAAGCACGATTCGCGACGGCATTGTCGAAGCTCCGCGATGCCCGCGAGGCGGCGCTATCGGCCGCGCGCGAAGCGCTCGGCCGCCTGGCGGGTCAGCCCGACCTGGCCGTGGTCTTTGCCTCAGGTTTTACGGGCGAAGAGCTCGCTGAGATCGCGCCCGTACTGCAAGGCGAACTGAAGACCGACTGCCTGATCGGTTGCGCCGCTGAATCGCTGGTTTACGACGCTACCGAGATCGAGGCCGAGCGGGCCCTCGTCGTTTGGTTGGCACAGTTGCCGGGCGTGATGCTTGTGCCCATGCACTTGCAATTCGAGCGCACCGACGACGGGGTGGCCATGTTGGGCTGGCCCGAACAGTTGGGAGAGCAACTCGCGGCCGGTCCGAGCTTGCTCTTGTTGGCCGATCCGTACAGTTTTCCCACGGACGTGCTCTTAAGCCATTTGAACCGCCACCAGCCCGACGTCCGGGTCTTCGGCGGGATGGCCAGCGGCGTGACCTCGGACGGCGATCCGCGGCTGATCTTCGGCAAGGATGCGCTGGACGATGGCGCCGTAGGCGTCTGGATGCACGGACCGGTTCACGTGCGCAACGTCGTCAGCCAAGGATGCCGCCCGATCGGCCGACCACTGGTCGTAACCAAGGCACAAGACAACGTTCTGCTCGAGTTGGGAGGCCGGCCGGCGCTTGCCCAGTTACAAGAACTCTATCAAGAGGCAACGCCCCAAGAGCAGCAGCTCATGCAGCGTGGCCTGCACGTCGGCCAGGTGATCAACGAATACCAGGACCATTTCGGCCGTGGCGATTTCCTCGTGCGCAACGTCCAGGGAATCGATCAGAAGGCGGGCGCCGTGGCCATCGGCGACTATGTACGCGTGGGACGGACCGTGCAGTTTCACGTGCGCGACGCCGCCACGGCCGACGAAGACCTGCACGAGTTGCTCTTGGCCGCGCGGCGCGAGAGCGCCGGGCCGTGTGCGGGCGCGCTCGTGTTCACGTGCAACGGCCGGGGAACACGCCTGTTCGCTGGGCCGCATCACGATGCCCAGGCGGTCGCCAGGCAATGGCCGGCCCTTCCCACGGCGGGCTTTTTCGCCCAGGGGGAGATCGGGCCCGTGGGGGGAAAGAACTTCGTCCACGGTTTCACGGCCAGCATCGCGCTCTTTGAGCAGGCAAGCGCCAGCGGCTATGCCCAAGAGAGTCAAACCCAAGAGAGCTGA
- a CDS encoding co-chaperone GroES, giving the protein MRIIPLGPNVVVRRVEAEEKTTGGIVLPEGARKKPREGRVLSVGDGPILKDGTRAKPHVSEGDRVLFNDWAGTEVQFNSEELLILHEDEILAVLT; this is encoded by the coding sequence ATGCGAATCATTCCCCTCGGCCCGAATGTCGTGGTGCGACGCGTGGAGGCCGAGGAGAAAACCACCGGCGGTATTGTGTTACCGGAAGGTGCCCGCAAGAAGCCGCGCGAGGGGCGCGTTCTCTCGGTGGGGGACGGGCCGATTCTGAAGGACGGCACGCGCGCCAAGCCCCACGTCAGCGAAGGGGACCGGGTGCTGTTCAATGACTGGGCCGGCACCGAAGTGCAGTTCAATAGCGAAGAACTGCTGATCTTGCACGAGGACGAGATTCTGGCCGTGCTGACCTGA
- a CDS encoding polysaccharide deacetylase family protein, with protein sequence MRVTSSPSITSSCLDYYARCAAKALLIALALFTIANVARAETWGEKLGFPAGKKVLILHADDIGMCYEANEAAKNYLKAGQIQSAALMVPCPWYNEMANWYIENPDYDLGLHLALTSEWKWYRWGPVAERSKVPGLIDNEGYLWRSVQSVVLAAKPTEIEEEIRAQINRAIARGTKPSHIDTHMGTLYARPDYTRAYLKVAEEFRIPAMVVEPTPKVMEKFKKQGYPVSEAGSQLLRDYKLPKLDDFWAAPEGKTYEEKREKFFELVRSFDPGITEIIFHPSVQTEGLKAITGSWQQRVWEAQMFADPAVHAFFEREGILFTNWKEMMRRFDKKEPAAKAGG encoded by the coding sequence ATGCGCGTCACCAGTTCACCGTCGATCACCAGCTCTTGCCTCGATTATTACGCGCGATGCGCGGCGAAAGCCCTCTTGATCGCGCTGGCTTTATTCACGATCGCGAACGTGGCGCGTGCCGAGACCTGGGGCGAAAAGCTCGGCTTCCCGGCCGGCAAGAAGGTGCTGATCCTGCACGCCGACGATATCGGCATGTGCTACGAGGCGAACGAGGCGGCCAAGAACTACCTCAAGGCGGGGCAGATCCAGTCGGCCGCGCTGATGGTCCCCTGCCCTTGGTACAACGAGATGGCCAACTGGTACATCGAAAACCCGGACTACGACCTGGGTCTGCACCTGGCGCTCACGAGCGAATGGAAATGGTACCGCTGGGGGCCGGTGGCCGAGCGTTCGAAGGTGCCGGGCCTGATCGACAACGAAGGCTACCTGTGGCGCTCGGTGCAATCGGTCGTATTGGCGGCCAAGCCGACCGAGATCGAAGAAGAGATTCGGGCCCAGATCAATCGCGCGATTGCGCGTGGCACCAAGCCCAGCCACATCGACACGCACATGGGCACACTGTACGCCCGGCCCGACTACACGCGCGCATATCTGAAGGTGGCCGAAGAGTTCCGCATCCCGGCCATGGTCGTCGAGCCCACTCCCAAGGTGATGGAAAAATTCAAGAAGCAGGGTTACCCGGTCAGCGAGGCGGGCAGCCAATTGCTGCGCGATTACAAGCTGCCGAAGCTCGACGATTTCTGGGCCGCCCCCGAGGGCAAGACGTACGAAGAGAAGCGCGAAAAATTCTTCGAGCTGGTTCGCTCGTTCGATCCCGGCATTACGGAGATCATTTTCCACCCCTCGGTCCAGACCGAAGGGCTGAAAGCCATCACCGGCTCGTGGCAGCAGCGCGTGTGGGAGGCGCAGATGTTCGCCGACCCGGCGGTACACGCCTTCTTCGAGCGCGAAGGGATCCTCTTCACCAACTGGAAAGAGATGATGCGCCGCTTCGACAAGAAGGAACCAGCAGCCAAAGCGGGCGGCTAG
- a CDS encoding HEAT repeat domain-containing protein, which produces MAADIASLVAALESPDAAAQQRAAERLAQLADEAQAAAVPLVEACGAQQEALREAAVAALESLGSPPAGAVVPLARLLVRRELDVAYWAATLLGRLQEEAAPAVAALAQALADHPELAVRERAAWALGKIGPAAAPAREALESAAASAQPRLANLAREALKAIPK; this is translated from the coding sequence ATGGCCGCTGACATCGCGTCCCTCGTTGCAGCGCTCGAATCACCTGACGCAGCCGCGCAGCAAAGAGCGGCCGAGCGACTCGCGCAACTCGCCGACGAGGCGCAAGCCGCGGCCGTGCCATTGGTCGAAGCGTGCGGCGCGCAGCAAGAAGCGCTCCGCGAGGCGGCTGTCGCGGCACTTGAGTCACTCGGTTCGCCACCAGCGGGCGCTGTCGTTCCGCTGGCTCGCTTGCTTGTGCGACGGGAGCTTGATGTGGCCTATTGGGCGGCCACCCTCTTGGGGCGTTTACAGGAGGAGGCCGCGCCGGCGGTCGCGGCACTGGCCCAGGCGCTTGCCGATCACCCGGAACTCGCGGTGCGCGAGCGCGCGGCGTGGGCGCTGGGGAAAATCGGCCCGGCGGCGGCGCCCGCGCGAGAAGCCCTGGAGAGTGCCGCAGCGAGCGCTCAGCCGCGGCTGGCGAACCTGGCGCGCGAGGCCCTGAAGGCGATCCCCAAGTAA
- a CDS encoding alpha/beta hydrolase, producing the protein MPRRLSLLVFALALFSVAAVRADDRYFLSDGVKIHYTVEGEGEPVILIHGFAASIPTQWGGSGVIKDLSQDYQVIAIDNRGHGRSGKPHEPEKYGIQMVEDVVRLMDEMKIDKAHVVGYSMGGFITNKLLTTHPDRLITATLGGAGWAQADDERLAFLKTLAESLEAGKGIGPLIAELTPAGRPKPTEEQMAGINQMLMLTNDQKALAAVIRGMTGLSVPEEQLKANKVPTLSLIGEIDPLKAGVDELEKRMTNLRVVVIDGADHMTAFTNPTFRKTLREFIDANAREGAKKPAAAAAGGGK; encoded by the coding sequence ATGCCACGCCGTCTCTCGCTATTGGTTTTTGCGCTCGCGTTGTTCTCCGTCGCCGCGGTCCGCGCGGACGATCGTTACTTCCTGTCCGACGGCGTGAAAATTCATTACACCGTCGAAGGCGAGGGTGAGCCGGTCATTCTCATTCACGGCTTCGCCGCCAGCATTCCCACGCAGTGGGGCGGCTCGGGCGTGATCAAGGACCTGTCTCAGGATTACCAGGTCATTGCCATCGACAATCGCGGCCACGGTCGCAGCGGCAAGCCGCACGAGCCGGAGAAGTACGGCATCCAGATGGTCGAGGACGTCGTCCGCCTGATGGACGAGATGAAAATCGACAAGGCGCACGTCGTCGGCTATTCGATGGGGGGCTTCATCACCAACAAGCTGCTCACCACCCATCCGGATCGTTTGATCACGGCCACGCTCGGCGGCGCCGGCTGGGCGCAGGCCGACGATGAACGATTGGCCTTCCTCAAAACGCTTGCCGAATCACTCGAAGCGGGCAAGGGCATAGGCCCCTTGATCGCCGAGCTGACCCCCGCGGGCCGCCCCAAGCCGACCGAAGAGCAGATGGCCGGCATCAATCAGATGCTGATGCTCACCAACGATCAGAAGGCGCTTGCCGCCGTCATCCGCGGCATGACCGGCCTCTCGGTGCCGGAAGAGCAGCTGAAGGCCAACAAGGTGCCAACCTTGTCGCTGATCGGCGAAATCGATCCGCTCAAGGCGGGCGTCGACGAACTGGAAAAGCGCATGACGAATTTGCGCGTGGTGGTCATCGACGGGGCGGACCATATGACGGCCTTTACCAATCCCACGTTCCGCAAGACGCTGCGTGAATTCATCGACGCCAACGCGCGCGAAGGGGCGAAAAAGCCCGCCGCTGCTGCTGCCGGTGGCGGAAAGTAG
- a CDS encoding helix-turn-helix transcriptional regulator, whose amino-acid sequence MNAKKTNPPFLNGVPEMLILQLLDERPMYGYELVQAIRAASGNRLEFGEGCIYPILHRLEAQALLASRRQAVAGRDRVVYRMTPRGRKQLAATVLDWQRVVAAVNGCLQGGERVRASLA is encoded by the coding sequence ATGAATGCGAAAAAGACCAATCCGCCGTTTTTGAACGGCGTGCCCGAGATGCTGATCCTGCAGTTGCTCGACGAGCGGCCGATGTATGGCTACGAGCTGGTGCAAGCGATCCGCGCCGCCAGCGGGAATCGCCTGGAGTTCGGCGAGGGGTGTATTTACCCTATCTTGCACCGCTTGGAAGCGCAAGCGCTGCTTGCCAGTCGACGGCAGGCCGTGGCCGGGCGCGATCGCGTCGTGTATCGCATGACGCCGCGCGGCCGCAAGCAGTTGGCCGCCACGGTGCTCGATTGGCAGCGCGTCGTCGCGGCGGTGAATGGATGCTTGCAGGGAGGTGAACGTGTCCGAGCGAGCCTGGCTTGA
- a CDS encoding ThuA domain-containing protein yields MLRRTILVVVIVLIAGRMANAAEKKQLLLVGQKRDNHPVTTHEFMPGLRILAATLEKRDDVEVRVVQADGAWPEGPELIRRADGLVLYVSEGARWIAADPRRQDAIAQLAARGGGLTALHWAIGSKDPQYIAAFATLFGGCHGGPDRKYQVLETRLQPAEPRHPMARGLAPLTIHDEFYYRLKRPQGAAQPQPVLTATIDGAEEMVALAFERPDGGRSFGFTGLHFHENWKQEVYRRLVTQGVLWTLKIDIPAQGVNVDVPPSLFVLPTE; encoded by the coding sequence ATGCTGAGGCGGACGATACTCGTAGTCGTGATTGTTCTGATCGCCGGTCGTATGGCAAACGCGGCCGAAAAAAAGCAGCTGCTCCTCGTTGGACAGAAACGCGACAATCATCCGGTCACGACGCACGAGTTCATGCCGGGCTTGCGTATCTTGGCCGCTACGCTTGAAAAGCGAGACGACGTCGAGGTGCGCGTCGTGCAGGCCGACGGAGCGTGGCCCGAAGGGCCCGAGCTGATTCGCCGCGCCGATGGCCTGGTGCTGTACGTTTCGGAGGGAGCCCGCTGGATCGCCGCCGATCCGCGCCGGCAGGACGCGATCGCGCAACTGGCCGCCCGCGGCGGTGGATTGACGGCGCTGCACTGGGCCATCGGTAGCAAGGATCCGCAATACATCGCCGCGTTCGCGACGCTCTTTGGCGGCTGCCACGGCGGACCAGATCGCAAATACCAGGTGTTGGAAACACGCCTGCAACCCGCCGAACCGCGTCATCCGATGGCGCGCGGGCTCGCGCCTTTGACGATTCATGACGAGTTCTACTATCGCCTCAAGCGCCCGCAGGGCGCCGCGCAGCCGCAGCCGGTGCTGACGGCGACGATCGATGGCGCCGAGGAGATGGTCGCGCTCGCCTTCGAGCGGCCCGACGGCGGCCGCTCGTTCGGCTTCACCGGCTTGCACTTCCACGAGAACTGGAAGCAAGAAGTCTATCGGCGCCTGGTAACGCAGGGCGTGCTGTGGACTTTGAAGATCGATATACCCGCGCAGGGCGTTAACGTCGACGTGCCGCCGAGTCTGTTCGTTCTGCCGACCGAGTAG
- a CDS encoding amino acid permease has product MTLSNPRLAETPTARGEPERRLSLFDATSMIVGIIIGSGLYQTTPMIAANMPSLVWLIGGWLLGAMFSLVGSLCYAELATTYPADGGDYVYLSRAFGRAVGFMFAWAQLWVIRPGSIGAMTYVFGRYATQLAPLGNYSFTIYAAGAVLVISGINILGVRAGKWTQNALTAAKLLGLATVIVVGLTRHDPGALPDPPPAPLADYKLGLALILIVFTYGGWNDIAYAAAEVRDPQRNILRALMLGVLAVATVYVGVNLAFVHAMGLRGFAASNAIAADVAALGLGDWGRRGISILICISTLGAINGMIFTGARIYYAMGRDHTLFAVVGRWSQRFGTPAWSLTIQAACTLLAVVGFGMTGEGPEGSGFQQLIDFTTPVFWFFLLLTGVSLLLLRLHDGARPRPFRVPGYPLVPLVFCGGAAAIVFAGVQHAIEARSWAAAWAAGLMAPGVILAFLSRPKP; this is encoded by the coding sequence GTGACCCTCTCGAATCCCAGGCTTGCCGAAACGCCAACCGCAAGGGGAGAGCCCGAGCGCCGGCTGTCGCTTTTCGACGCCACGTCGATGATTGTGGGCATCATCATCGGCTCGGGGCTGTACCAGACCACGCCCATGATCGCGGCCAACATGCCCTCGTTGGTCTGGCTCATAGGGGGCTGGCTGCTAGGCGCGATGTTTTCGCTGGTCGGCTCGCTGTGCTACGCCGAGTTGGCGACGACCTATCCGGCCGACGGCGGCGATTACGTTTACCTGTCGCGCGCCTTCGGTCGCGCCGTCGGCTTCATGTTCGCCTGGGCGCAGCTGTGGGTGATTCGCCCCGGATCGATCGGCGCGATGACCTACGTTTTTGGGCGGTATGCGACGCAACTTGCGCCGCTCGGGAATTATTCGTTCACGATTTACGCCGCCGGCGCGGTGCTCGTGATCAGCGGCATCAACATTCTTGGCGTGCGGGCTGGCAAGTGGACGCAGAATGCGCTCACCGCCGCCAAGCTGCTCGGACTGGCGACCGTTATTGTCGTCGGCTTGACGCGCCATGACCCCGGCGCCCTGCCGGACCCACCGCCGGCCCCGCTGGCCGACTACAAGCTCGGATTGGCGCTGATCCTGATCGTCTTCACGTACGGCGGCTGGAACGACATTGCCTACGCCGCGGCCGAGGTGCGCGATCCGCAGCGGAATATCTTGCGCGCGCTTATGCTCGGGGTGCTGGCCGTCGCGACGGTCTACGTCGGTGTGAATCTGGCCTTCGTACACGCGATGGGTCTTCGTGGCTTTGCCGCGAGTAACGCGATAGCGGCCGACGTCGCTGCCCTGGGCTTGGGAGATTGGGGGCGGCGCGGCATTTCGATTTTGATTTGTATTTCCACGCTGGGCGCGATCAACGGCATGATCTTCACCGGCGCGCGAATCTATTACGCGATGGGACGCGACCACACGCTCTTTGCCGTCGTGGGACGTTGGAGCCAGCGCTTCGGCACGCCTGCCTGGTCGCTGACGATTCAAGCCGCCTGCACGCTGTTGGCCGTCGTCGGATTTGGCATGACCGGTGAGGGGCCCGAGGGAAGCGGCTTCCAGCAACTGATCGATTTCACGACGCCGGTATTCTGGTTTTTCTTGTTGCTGACGGGGGTTTCGCTGCTCCTTTTACGGTTACACGACGGTGCTCGGCCACGCCCGTTTCGCGTTCCCGGCTACCCGCTGGTGCCTTTGGTGTTTTGCGGCGGCGCCGCGGCCATCGTTTTCGCCGGCGTCCAGCATGCGATCGAGGCTCGCTCCTGGGCGGCCGCTTGGGCGGCGGGGCTGATGGCGCCCGGCGTGATTTTGGCCTTCCTGTCCCGTCCCAAGCCGTGA